The Saccopteryx leptura isolate mSacLep1 chromosome 5, mSacLep1_pri_phased_curated, whole genome shotgun sequence nucleotide sequence agcatcggcctagcgtgcggaggacccgggttcgatttccggccagggcacacaggagaagcgcccatttgcttctccacccctccgccgcgctttcctctctgtctctctcttcccctcccgcagccaaggctccattggagcaaagatggcccgggcgctgggcatggctctgtggcctcttcctcaggcgctagagtggctctggtcgcaacatggcgacgcccaggatgggcagagcatcgccccctggtgggcagagcgtcgcccctggtgggcgtgccgggtggatcctggtcgggcgcatgcgggagtctgtctgactgtctctccctgtttccagcttcagaaaaataaaaaaaaaaaaaaaaaaaaaaaagatttatcttcTCCTTCGCGGCCCTCATTAATTATGTAATTATCTGTCTGGCCCCTGTCAGCGCTGATCTGCAATCCCCAATCTAGAATCTTTCTTGCCCCAGTTCAGAGCCCAAACATTCTGGTTCTGTTTGTCCCAAAGCCATTTTGCCTTGTTCCCATTCCCCAAAGGCAGTGGGGCCCAATGTGTATTTCCCTTAAAGTGTCTGCACAAGAGTTAATTCTGtggtttctttcattgttttctcacatggtGGGTGTTTTGCTTCTGTAGTTAATAGCTGTcttgctttcctttctttccgCTCTTGGGGCTACATTTGGGGTTGTGGTGCTGGGGTAGGTGGCAGGAAATGCCACCGAATACTATAGGGGTGGTCCTGACCTACTGAAACTGGGAAGAAATATGCTATATGACTGACTTACTGATATTAGCTGACTAGCCacaaaatagagctaaataagagCGTACtaaaaaaagtaagtttataaaaGGATTCCTGTAAAAAgttaaatccagtttgttgcTCTTGTAGCCATGATTCAATATTAATAGTTTGGTAATCacagttatgtattctgtaaTGAATCAAATGTATATCATCAATCTTGTACTTTCACCTCTAGCCATACTCTCATTACAGTTAAAAGGCCTGTTCCCCGCCGGCTGACGCACATTGAAGGTTAACATGCGAACAAGAATAAAACATAAGCTCCTGCCCTTCTCACTTGCACTTAGCTGGGGCCTGCAGTTCTGATTCTGGCTCACTCAAGGCCAAAGAGGGCAGCTCGATTGTGGGAATCTGTGGACATttgttacatgaaacaaaaatcctAATTTGTAAGTTGTTTGCTAGCTTCGATTCCTGTAACAACCAAAGGAATGGAGTCCAACTTCCAGATGTGCCAGCCCTGAAAGATGTGTGTGTGGCTTTCAATCAGTTATCTGAACAAATTGTGCTGAGTCCCCTCAGTGGAGAACTCTCAACCCCCTCCTTTGGAGTCTtctgttctcttttatttatgcCTTCTCCCTCCTTGTAGACCCCCTGCCTGCACCAAGAGAGGCAGGTGGGTTTTTGAGGACAGGGTCTCTCCATCTTCTCAGGCAGCCAGCACTTGAAgaaacctctttccttctcaccagCAGTTGTGTCATGTCATTGGTttcctttttgggttttttttttcctttttttagagacacagagagagaggggaacagatagacaggaagggagagagatgagaaacatcagttcttcattgtggtaccttagttattcattgattgctttctcatacataccttgaccagggggctgtagcagagtgagtgaccccttgttcgagccggTGACCTtgttcttaagccagtgaccttgggcttcaagccagcaaccttggggcatatctatgattccacgctcaagccagcaacccgcgctcaagctggatgaacctgcactcaagccagtgaccttggggtcttgaacctgggtcctcagcatcccaggcctacactctatccactgtaccaccgcctggtcaggccatgtagtTGGTTTCCATGGCGACAGACAGTTGGGCCTGTGggtcatttttttctggtttcattgTGACTGTTCAGTAAGCTGGCACCAAGGACCTAGGGAGCGGACTTGGTGTGTAACAGAGAGGAGTGAATGTGTCAGCtttttaaaactctatttattttagagggagacaaaggagagagagagtgagagaaaacactgatttgttgttccccttatttatgcattcactggtggaTTCTTGCATggaccctgaccagagatcaaaaccacaaccttggcgtattgggatgagGTGCCAACCAACTGAGTACCGTGTCAGCTTCTTTCTTACCCAGGAAGAACGGGGTGATCATTCAGCAGCCTGGTTCTTCATAGACCCAAAAGGATTCCTGAAGCTTGTCCTCCCAGCCTGCCCCTTGCCCCGcgctccctcccccacacccttcgTAACAGAGTGACACCTACTCAGACACTGTGATGCAACTCTATTTTATTAGGAAAGGATGGTGGGCACTGGAGTGACCCTTTCCAGGGTTGGGAGGGGGACACTGGGGAGAGGTCACAGCGATAACTCAGCAGCTAGAAGGCACAGCTGCTCTCCATGAAGCGGCGACACTTGGTAAACCGCAGGTAGGTCTCGACCTTGTGAAGGTCTTTCTTGAAGCAGGAGAGTAGCCCGTAGTTCTTGAGCACTGTGTTATCACTCCGCAAGTTTGTGTCAAACTTGTCGTAGGTTTGCTTGAGGATGAGCCCAGCCCGGACGCTGCCATCTTCCAGCTCCTGCAACAGGGAAGGAGAGACCAGCTCAGTCCTTGCCAGCGGCTGCCCCTGTCCCCTCCAGGTCCCCCCTGTCCCCTCCAGGTCCCTCTTGTCCCCCCCAGGTCCCCCCTGTCCCCCCAGGTCCCCCCTGTCCCCCCAGGTCCCCCCTGTCCCCTCCAGGTCCCTCTTGTCCCCTCCATGTTCCTCCCACCCCTTGAGGACTCGGAGAAAGGCGTGGAGGGTCCCCAGGGGAAATGAGGAGTACACTTTCTCCTGGGTCAAGGCCGGGCTGTTACAAAGAGAGTGGCAGTATCTCTTCCCTGGCCCATGTACATCCCTGACACCGCAGCAAAGCCAGCTGGGCCTCCAGGTCCAGGGGAGGGtgggcctggccccagggctggGGACCAACACCATCCCCACCCGTATCAGGGCTTGCACGCCTTCCTCCAGGTCCTTCAGCTTCTCGTAGACACGGCTGGAGGTGCCTAACAGCAGGCCGTTGGTGAAGACCCTGCTGAGGTCCTGCATGGGCCCAAGCCAGGACTGGATGAGCAGCAGCGAGAAGCGGAGCAGCTCCATGTCCTGCGGGGAAGGGGTGGGTGGTCAGCGCCGGGCAACCCCATTCCCGGCCGGCCCCTGCAGGCCTTCCCCCGCCATCCCACCATCCACGACCACCCTCCGCCACCTGGGGGACCGGGTGCAGGCATGGCTGCCCAGGGCTCCTGTGGAGAGAAGGGGCGACCTTCTTAGAAAAAGGGAGGCCTCTGTTCCTCGGCTGGAACATGGGGGCCACTCACAGATTTCTGCCGGGCCTCCTCCTTGCCCGTCGGGGCCGGGATGGTCTCGGAGAAGCAGAAGGCAGCCTGGGTGTTCTGGATGGAATACCTCTGTCCCTCTGGGATGTACGAGCGCTCCTGGGAGAAGGAATGTTCGCCAGGGCTCAGCCAGTGCGCGAGTCTCATCACTGCTTTATTCAGAACCCCCTCAGTTCACACTCACCTTTCAGCATCTTCGCTTGGGCAAGAACCCATTagttttctcccctttctttgggagtggggtggtgtgtgtgtgtgtgaattcagccaccctccccccaccggCCTCCTGGGTTGCTTACAAACTCTTTGTAGGTGTCAGTGGCCAGCTGGTGTAGATGCTGGGCCCGGAGCACAGCGTTGGCAAACAGGCTGGGCAAGGACATGGTGGGGAAGGCGCCCACACCCTGGGGCCAGGGCGGGCAGAGCAGGGAGAAAGCCAGGAACAGGGAGGTCCAAGGGCCTAGAGAGGGACATGGAGGTCGAGGTGGTGGCCCAGAGAGAAGAAAGCCTAAGTCGCTTTTGTGCGCCAGCCCGCTCCTGCCCCAGGGGcctgccttcctcctcccccacccccagggactGGGAGCATTTTAAACTTGGCCAAATGTCTGGGCATGGTTGTTTATGCCCGCATTCAGGTGCCCCAAACCCAGAGGTTGTGCCCGTCCACCTGCAGGGCCCTGTTTTGTGCCCTCAGTACACGGCAAGCCCAGGGAGATTTGaggggtgcctacctgcagccATCACAGGGGGTGAGCTGTCCACAGGTCCCTAAGCGCTTTGGGGATCTGGGTCCTAGGATCCTGGAATTGGTACCTCGCGGACCCTTTTTATACCCTGgccccatctctccccctctgcccccacctgTTTTCTCTATGCATTTATGTACAGGCCCACAGCCGGGCCTCTCATCAGACAGGCTGATGGATAATGTAGAACCTCCTCGCACTCACCCTGTTCCCGCTCCTCTCCTGAGGTCACGTCCCCCAGGCTTGTTTCTCTCTCTACTGCCACCAACCTCTGAGGGTTGTGTCCGGAGGGTTTCAGCTAGAGAGACTACCCAATCTGTCCTCTTTTTAATAAGGGTAGGTGGtggcagaagggagaaagaagtctGAGTCCAGGCGTATGCTGGCAGGATATCGCTTGAAGTTGTCCACCAGGGTGAGGAGGGCTCCTCTGGTCCCCCAAAAGGAGGCTGTGTCAGGATGGCTGTGCCTTCAGAGCTGTGTCGACCCCTTCCTTGCTATATGCCTTTCCGCTTCCCTGCAGTTTCCCTCCACCCATCACAGagaatgtgtgtgttggggaagcGGGTCAAGACAGCAACAGATCCCAGGGTTTCTGGGCACCATCTAGCTCCAGGCTCTACTTTGGCCTTGATCACTATCCTCAGACCATCTATCTCATCACCTGGTCGGGCCTCAGGCAGCTGGATGCAGTGCTAATACTGACCACAAGGGGGCACCAGCCCCCTCAAACGGCCTTCTCCTTTCCCTTAGCATTGGGGTTCCCCCAGGTGGGAAGGCAAAAGGACTGAAACTTCAGGTATGGGTGTGCCTTTGGACGTGCACAGAGATGCTAACTAGGAAGCAGAAATCTCTGGGATGGACAGGTGCTTCCTCTCGCAGCCCTGTTCACTCTCAGAGAATCTCAATGTTTGAAGAGAACGTGAGAGCTTTCATCCTGTCCCCAGCCCTGGAACTCG carries:
- the GH1 gene encoding somatotropin — encoded protein: MSLPSLFANAVLRAQHLHQLATDTYKEFERSYIPEGQRYSIQNTQAAFCFSETIPAPTGKEEARQKSDMELLRFSLLLIQSWLGPMQDLSRVFTNGLLLGTSSRVYEKLKDLEEGVQALIRELEDGSVRAGLILKQTYDKFDTNLRSDNTVLKNYGLLSCFKKDLHKVETYLRFTKCRRFMESSCAF